The sequence AACCCACTCCCCTTGGTAGTCTTCGCTCCACGTCAGCGTCGAGATGTCCCCAACCGAGGCTTCACCCAATAGTTTTTGCATCGGTGTAATACGAATTGGTCGACGAGATTTCGGCATCAACAACCAATAGTTATCTTCTATCATCAGCATCTTTTGACCTGCCTCAACGGCTGATTTAAAGACCACTAATGACTCTCGATTTGGTCTTGTGTAGACGTTGTATTTACGGGTTTTGTCCAGTTGCTCGTCTTGATATAGCGCCACCAGAGAAACCACTTTAGACGCCTGTTCGCTGTTCAAACGATAGCTGTCAGCCTTGGCGATCATCTCTGTGACTTGTTGTGAATCGACTGCCCAGCTTGGCGCCGATGCTAGAAGCGAAGCCAAAACAGAGCCCAACGCGAAAGCCAAACCCAAGGTATTGAATGAACGAGTTAATCTAGACATAAACCAGTGCCTCCGTGATTGGCTTATTCACGCCTTTGCGAGCAGAGAAATAAGCAGCCAGCAAACATATCGTCAGCACACCCAAAGTGGCGTAACCAACCAATTCCAATGAGAAGTAAATGTTGAGTGGGTAGCCCTCGGTTCGACCCGGAGGTGGTGGCATTTGTATATCAACCACCAGCAATAACACCGACACTAAGCCACTCACTAACGCACCGATCGCACTGCCAATCACCGCCAGCAATCCCGCCTCTTTTAAAAAGCCTGCGACAATTTCAGAGGGGTAACTACCCAGTGCCGACAAGGTGCCGATTTCACGAGTACGTTCTGTCACCGACATGGTCATGGTGTTAAACAAAGACACGAACACCACCAATGCCATAACAGCACCCATGATGCCGAAGATCCGGTCGTAAAGATCTTTAACCTTGGTGTAGAAAAACGCGCGATCTTGCCACGGAGTGATCTCGATCTCTGTGCCTTGATCGTTTTGGCTAGCGCTATTTCGATCTAAAGCAGTTTGAATACGCTGTTGAACAGTCGAGGTCTTGTTGGTTTCAAATAGGAACACCGACAAGGTACTGACTTTGTCTGAGGCCAAAAGTTCTTGAGCAGTGGTGATATGAACATAGAGCTGACGCTTATCCAGCTCAGGAACACCCGTCGAGTAAATACCCTGCACCTTAAAATCAAAGGCATTCAAAGCGCCATCACTGGTGGTGGCTAGCAGCGTTACCCAATCACCAACCGCAACTTTGAGGTTACGAGCCAGATCAGTTCCCAGCATCACTTGTGGCTCTTGGCTGTCGTATCTTGGGGATTTTACATCCGAGAGCGTTTGCCCGCTGCGTACATCTAAGAAAGGACCTTTCATGTCAAACTCGCGCTCATTAACGCCCGTTCCCATAAAAATGGTCGACTTACTGCCATTAGAAACCAAGCCACTAAAATAGACTCGCGGTTGCACACCACGCACGTCATTGTCACCAATAATGCTCTTGGTTAGCGTTTGCACGTTATCCAGACCATTGCTCAGCGGCATGTCTTCATCTTGTTCAAAATATCCCGGCGAGCTCAACGTGAGATGGCCAGTATCACGCGCGGTCGACTCACGTAGAGACTCATAAGTATAAAGCCCGTAGCCTCCTGCCGACGTCAACGCAAATACCGCAATCGCGATAATCAACACCGAAAGCAGGCTGCGTCGACCGTTTCTTAATAAATTAAGCCACGCTAAACGCACCGAAGTTGGAAATAAAAACGTGCTCATTCTTTGTGTTAACTTGCCCATGAGCTCGCCTCCGTGGTTGTATCTTGTGGCGCCAGTTGACCGTCGATAAGTTCAATGACTCGATCGCAGCGCTGTGCCATTCTTGGGTCGTGCGTTGCGACAATAAAAGTCGTGCCCATTTCGTGGCCGAGCTCTTTCATAATGTCGATCACAAGGTTGGCAGTGTGACTGTCTAGGCTCGCGGTCGGCTCATCGGCAATCACCAAGCTTGGGTTGTGAATCAACGCTCTGGCTATCGCGACACGTTGCTGTTGGCCTCCAGAAAGATTATCTGGGCGATGATGAACATAATCCCCCAATCCAACACGCTCCAGCATATGTTGTGCTCTGGTCTGCTGTTCTTGTTTCGAACATTGGTTCAACATCAATGGATAAGCGACGTTCTCAAGCGCGGTCATCACAGGAACCAGATTGAAGCGTTGAAACACAAAACCCAACGACTGACGACGAAAGCGCGCAGCGGTGATCTGCTCTGTTGGATACGGTTGGTCATCAATATTGATTTGCCCTCGATAATCCATATCCAACAAACCAAGAACATTCAAAAGTGTACTTTTTCCAGACCCAGACGGCCCACACAAGGCCACCATTTCACCGCGTTGGATGCGTCCATCGACCCCGTTTAATGCATCAACCCGTTGACCGCCAGTCACATACGCTTTGCCGATACCTTTAAATTCAATCATTTCGTTGTCCTTTGATTACCCATCATTCTTAAGCGTTCGCAGTTGTTAATGAGCTTTAGTAAAACGTTATTTGGCTTTCGCTATTAGGGCCTTCGCAGTCATAGTTTCGATATTGCCAGCATCGGCAGTTTCCATTTGTTCTAGCCACGCTTTTGCTTGCTTTAGATCTTCAGCACGAATCGACGCCGTGATTGCGTAACGGTAAATCCACGAGGTTGCAGCGAAGTGTTGTTGCTGGAAATCATCTTCCGCAAGTAACGAGAGGAACAGGTCATAACCACGATCGAAATGGTTAAACATGTCTGGCAGAGAAGTGTAAGTCACCGCAGCCATGGCGCGAGTTAGGTAAGAATCTGGCAGCCCTTGAACACGAGGTTGCTCATGAATCGGTTGGTCTTCGTCTTTAAGCAGCACCAGTGATTTATCAATGGTTGATAAGCCTTTCTCCACATACTTCATCTTGTTCCAAGGTAAGAACGCATCACGCCCCATCAGGGTTTCTGTGCTTCCGAGGTAAACCAAAGTCAGTGGCGTAGCGCCGTCTTGTTGCAGCGTATCGTTAAGGCGTTCGTAAGCCACCTCAACCAGATCTTCATTGCCTTGCGCGGCTTGATTATAGATATCAAGAACGTCTGAACTTGGGTTAGCCTGCGCCAAAGTGGGTGCGAATGAAACAAGTGCAACCAGTAATGAACGCTTAAGCACAGAAGTGGTAGAGCCTGAATTAAATGAGTGTGAAGTAGTCATGATTTCTAATCCCTTTCAAATGTTGACGTTGAAAGGTTAACTAGAATTTGTCATGCCGTTTTATCAATGCGACGAATGGTAGTAACGAGGAGTGAATGGTTTAGATAGGGTGTGAGTGGTGGGAGCTGCAAACAAAAAGCACGAGTAGGAAAGGATAAAATGAGTGGGCAAAAACGTATCTGACATTTCCCACTTCAGGCCTTGATCTGAGCTGACTCATTTCTGCCCCATTCTGAGTCAGTGCTGGAATTTATTCACATCCTATCAATGCTAGTTTACCCTACTAAAAGTTATCCGATTGACAGGTCTTAGGCACAGAGGAAAAAATGGAACTAAAGCAGGTAAATATAAACCAGCTTCATCAATTGATCAGTACTGCAAGTATCGGTATGGAACTTGAGTTCTGTGTTGGATCAATTCCACCTAAGCATGTACTTTATCGTTCTGTTCAACACGCTCAAAGCGCAAGAGCTGAGATATGGTCACTGCCTTACATGATGTTAAACCAAAACCATGTTGTTGGTTTTTGTGGTTTTAAAGGTGAACCTAAAGCTGGTGAGATTGAAATTGGGTATAATGTTGCAGAGCAGCAACAAGGTCGTGGGTTAGCAAAGTCCGCGGTCAATAAACTTTGCAAAGTAGCGTTTAACTCGGGTTTGGTCGAAAACGTAGTTGCATTGATTTCATCAACTAACGTAGCTTCACTCAGTGTTGTAAAAGCGAACAATTTCGTGTTTCTAGGGGAAGTTGTTGATGACGATAACGAAGAACTAGAAAAATGGGTTCTAAATCTAATTTCGGTAAAGATGACTTAAAAAAAAGTTGAAAACTAATTAATCGATTTATCAGATACGTAACGCGTTGCACTTCGCATCGTGAAAGTATTTGCAACGGTCACGTGCGGTCTAGCTGCGCGTGTTAACCCAATACATTAGCTAATCGGAGAGCCCATAGACTTGCAAATTTGCTAGCTCGGAATTGTCCACAACTTGGATAGACCGATTTTTAGCTCGTGGCACCTTATGACTCAAAGTGCCCTAAACGAGTTCATAATAGATAGCTCATCAAGATAAATACTTCTATAGCCTGATAAATTCATCCCAATAAAGTATCCATTTTTTAGTACGCTGATTTGTTTATATAATAATCAGCGACCTTGATGATCGATTTTTTTACCTGAGCAATTTGTTTTGAATGTGGACACCAAAGGGATATAGGAACCATTATTTCTTGTTTGATCTCGTCACATTTTATCTCTACCAAATTTTCAGTCACATATTCAGAGTCAATTATCGATTTTGGTAAAAGAGCCCAGCCAAAATCATCTTGGACAAGCTTAACAATGACTGCTAATTGATCAACATATTCATGTTTCGAAGAAACAACAGCCTTCTCTGTCATGTTATCGTCGACCATAGATTTCAGTACAAATTGGCGTAAAGACTTCATCGTTGAGAGCGTTTCGTTTGAAGGCTTAGCCGATAATTCACTTCCTGCATGAGCAAATGGAACAAAAGGCATATTCCCTAAAAAAGTAAAATCAATACTATTGATCACTTTGCTTTCGTATATGTTCACAATCCCAAAATGGATGCTTCCATCTTCAATTCCTGCTTTTATTTCTGGTTTCGTCCTGACCAAAAAATTAACGCGCATGGATGGGAAGTCTTCATAAAGCTGTCGACGAATTTTAGAAACAACGTGATGAGGTAAAAAGCTCGCATAAGCAATCGTCACCGACTCTAACCCGCCAAATGAAAGACTCAATGCAAATCTATCAAAAGTTTTAGCCTGCTCTAGTATTTGCTTTGCGTAATGATAAAGGAGTACAGCATCTTCAGTGGGTTCGACACTGCGGCTCAACCTATCGAATAAAGAGATCGCTAACTGGTCTTCTAAACTCGTGATGACTTGTGCAACCGTTGTTCGGTGCTTATTTAATTTTATCGCCGCTTTACTAAAAGCTTGTTGTTCATATACCGCAACGAAAGTATTTAATTGTTCAAGACTAAAGTTCATATCATGCCCTGCGAGCCCTCATATTCGATAATAAATATTACCACCAGAGTCTACATTAGCCAATACAGCGTCTGCTTCTCTTATCAAACAACACATTTCTATCACCACGATCTAACTTTAATTCAAGATATCTTCCCAAATACACTTTAATCAAACGAACTAATATATTTTTATCACGAGAAACCCAGCTCCCCCTTTGCCGACGCTGTTTGGATGACAATGATGGTTTGAGCCCATCGCTAGCGAGTTAATGAGTCTAAAAACCTTATGTAAAGTTGCGTCATTGCTTCAGCAACTTAACTTAAATAACTCAGGAACTTCCCATGACCACACTCAAAATGACCGCTTTATCTACAGCTTTACTTGCTACCATTTCTATTTCAGCATTTGCTGATGACACTCAAAAAGTTGACCCGTCCGATATGACTCGTGCTAGTACTAATATGTATGTGGCAACCAACAACATTGGTGATCTAAAGTTATCGGGCGCTCTATCATATACTTATGACAACGGGCAGATGTCTATGGTCACATTGGAAGGTTCTATGAATAATGAAGGTAAATATAAAGACAGCCGAGCTCAATATTTCCATGTATTCAATGTAAATAATGCCATGACACCTCGTGTAGCCGCATCATTAGATATCATTGATAATGCAAACTTTACTACAGCTGCAGTCGGTGGTATTGCTATTTTTAGAACTCCAATAGACTCCCTGACCTTTTTTGGCCGCGCAGCAGTGATGGGCGGTGAATATTCAGACAGTACGACTAGTGCCTTCGGTGTGACAGACAATAGCATCGTAGGTGGTATGGCTGCTGCTTATGCAGTTTGGAAGCCGGGCGCCGATGGTACTTATTTTGCAGCCTACCCAGAATTTACGTACATGGATGGTGATATTGAAACGAGTACTGTTAAAACTACCCTACTCGCAGCAACTCCTTTTTCGGCAGACAAAACACGTTGGGGACAAGTCAAAGTTGAGAATACTTATGGAAGCATGGAATCAACCAATCAAAAACTAGACATTGACGACACCGTGGTTTGGTTCCAATACAAAGTATTCTTCTAAAACGTTAAAAAACCACCATACGTTAAAAGGTGAATCGAGAGATTCGCCTTTTTTAGTTTTGTTTTCCTTACACTCTCTCACTCTTCTTGATTAAAATAGCCACGATTTACTATTCAGTTCGACCTTACCTTGAGCTCACTCTCTGTCTCTATCAAGTTACGTCTACATCCCATATTGATTCAACACTCAAAACCTTATTCCAGCGAGCGAATTCGATGCTTCTATTGATTGATATCTAACTGTTTACGTTTGCTAGTGCATACCTAAACCCATCAAGATAAGTGAATTCAAACGAAGCCCCTCTTGAACTTACACTGCATCCTAACCCTATGTGTATTGCCAATGAGTAGAAGGCAAGGAGAGCGAATGTATCGTCTGAATGCAATGAGTAACGAGAAGAAGCTCAAACAAGTCGTATCTATATGATGACGTAAACTTATTTAGGCTCTGACATCGGTGTTTAACCACGAGCCTAAAGCACATAAAAGCGTTAACACAAGCGATAATGGATAGTGGTGTTGAGATGACCCAAAGATATCGTGGTACTTAATCACCCGATCACAGGGAATCAATAACCAAGTTCAACAAACAAAAAAACGCCAGTCAAGCGACTGGCGTTACAAAAAGATAAAACTCTATTCAATGATTAATCACATCAAGTAGCAATCACCGATTGCATAATTAGCGGCTAAAATATTTCGCAATCTCACGAGCATAAGTTTCTTCTTGGTTTTTACCGTTACTGGTTGAAAAGAAAGATATAACTAAGTCTTTTTCTGGTGAAATATACACCCCTTGACCGCCAACACCTGCCTTAAATAAGTCGCCATCCTCAAAGATTGCATCAAATTGATAACCATTCTTGATGTTTGTGTCGTTGTAGAAAGAGTTTTCCATCATCTTGCCAACATAACCACCACCGTAAGCTTCTGAGTTACCAGAGTCTTGAATTAACGTAATGACTTCTTTGCTAACTCCACCATTACCCAACTTTATGGCGGACGGAGTAAGTAACATGCCGAATTTAGTCATATCTTCAATTGTGGTATTCATTGAGAAAAACATTAAAGGGTATCCCCCTTGTGGAGAAACGACAGAATAAGCATCATTATTAGCCCCCATCTTCTGCCACATATCACGACTGACAATCTCATTCATGGGTAAATTACGAACGTTCTCAATAAGCCGAGCTAGAACAAACGTATTAATTGAATTGTATTCGAATGTTTTTCCGCCCGGTGCTCTTCGCTTCATTTCAGCAAGTACTTCAAGTGGGCTTTGGTTGCCTTGACCTTCAAACACGCCAATGGAAACCGCCCATTTAAACCAAGGTTGTTCTGGATTTATACGTGAGTCAGCCTCTGGCTCATCGTGCTCTGTTGCGTTCAAGCCTGTCGCCATATTTGCAGTATCAGAAACGGATACTGTATCCCAGTCAGACCCCTTTAATTCAGGAATGTATTTAGAAATAGGATCACTCGGGTTAACTTTACCCTCGTTGACCAATTTAGCCAGCTCGATACCTACTGTGATTTTTGAATTTGAAAACCAATTATGCTTGTCTGTTTTTCGCATCGTGTTGTAACGCTCAAAGACAACTTCTCCACTCTTAACAACAAGAAAAGCATCGACAGGATAAGAATCTAGGTGTTCGTTTAGAGTCTTACTCTCACCGTGTACAGTCGCTGATATTTCACCAATATTTTGATCAATTTGATATGGGAATTGATAAACAGGTCCATCACGTTCAATTTGAGCGGTAGGGTAGAAACGACTTAGGTTCTGCCAAGCAAACTTGGATTGCTCGATAGGAAACTGAAGTTTAACGCGATTGCCTTTTTTCAAGAAAAAGTCATGAGTGTTGTAAACATCAACGTTTGTGGATGATTCATTAATGCTCTCATTAGCAAACGCTGAGCCTGCAGATAGAGCCGTTACTATGGATATAGCGATTAAGCTTTTCATATTGGTTTTCCTATTGGTATATAAGTGCTGTAGTGCGAACTGTATGCAAAAGCTGCGAGCCAGTTGCCTTTGTTAATACAGACACGTTACAAGGAAAACGGAATAACGCCTCATCGCCTCCGATGGGTTGCCCCCATCAAAGATCGAAGTGGGGAGCATGAAGATAAGTGAGTTAGACGGTACATAGTGAGCCGATTGAACCTAACGATTCCCCCGTTAGTCACCATTTTATATTCTAAATTATTTGATCAGATTTAATGATAAAGCTCAATATCCGACGCATCAATGACGTATCCAGTTTGAATATCTTGATTGCCATCAGAAAGTGCAACCGACGTATCAACCGCCCCTGTTTTAATATTCCCTGTCACCCATACTGGTGTGTATAAACTTTGTAATTCATGGCCTTCGGGAAATTCGACTAAAATCGTTTGGTTTACAGGTGGGGGAGGTGTGTGAATGCAAGCCCCTGCAGTTGGCACTAAAATGAACTGCGTTCCTATTAAGCCTTCCATTTCGAGCGGGACTAAAAACCCGGCCAGTTTCATATCGTTAATACTAAGGTCGGGAACAATATCGTTCGTTTGTTGTGTTCTTTGTACAAGCAGCTCACGTACGTTTAAGCCAAATTTTTCAGCCAATACCACGCGTTGATTGTATCCATCTTTTTCCATTGGACTTAACTGACGCGTTTTTTGAACAGCTTCGTAGGCGTAAATCTCAGAAAGTAGCGCCTTATTCCCAGGAGAAAGAACCTGATACTGATTCTGCACAGGTCTTAACGACTCCCAAGATATCGTTTCAGCAGCTTGTGTGAACAAACTAAAACAACAAGCCATAATCATCAATAGTGTATTTTTCATGTCAATATTTTCTAATTAGAACAAGGGCTAATGAAAAAATGGCTAAGAAAATCTTAGCCATCGTCTCGTTTATATCAGTCAATAATATTTGAATTACAGATTTTCGAGGTTATCCATTAGTTGGTAGAAGAACCCAATAGAGCGGCCGTATTCTTCAACTAAGATACGTTCGTTCACGCCGTGAAAGCCTTCGAATTCTTTTACGCTTTCTAATTGTATCGCCGTCATTGTATATACATCAGGGGCAAAATCTCGGGCTTGGAAGTGCTTAGAGTCTGAACCACCAATAACAAAGAATGGTGAGACAATCAGGTCATTACCCCAAGTTTGACGAATGGTCTTCTCTAACATGGAATAGCCAGCGCCACTTGGATCCGCAACATTCGTTGCAGGCGTTGATGCTGATATATCACGAATGGTCATTCTTTCATCGCCTATCGCTTTCTTCACATGTTCAATAATCACCTCAGGAGTGTCACCCGGCATCGGTCTAAAGTTTACAACTGCAGTAGCTGCTGGCGGTAATACGTTGTCTTTAATACCAGCATTAAACATAGTAACCGCCGTTGTAGTGTGTAGCATGGCGCGAGTAACCTGATTTTTAGACATCACATCAATAAATTTTTTCTCTAAGTCCGTCACCGTGTCGTTTTCGCCATAAGCTACGGCTTTGTACAGTGGTTGCTGCGCTTCTGGAAGTTCCGGCCCCATGTATCGATATTGGTATCTCACCGCATCGTGAATTTTGTAAGGGAATTGCGCAGCTTCAACTTTCTCAACTGCTTTTGCTAACGCGACAATATTCGATTCTTCGCCCGGTTGTGATGAGTGACCACCAACACCATTGATAGCAATCTCTAGACTAACGAAGCCTTTTTGGGCAATACCGATTAATGCTGTATTTTCACGAATGCCAGGGAATATTCCAGGGACCAATGGAGCAGATTCGTCCATAACAAACGCGATTTTTTCATAACGTTGTTCAATGATATCAGCAGCGTGCTTCGCGCCTTCAGGCCCACCTACTTCTTCATCGTGACCAAAAACAAACAAAATGGTACGTTCAGGTTGGAAGCCTTCTTTTAGCTTCATTTCAGTAGCTTCTAAAAGTGCCTGAAGTTGGTTTTTATCATCTAAAGAGCCGCGTCCCCAGATATAACCGTCTTTAATCACTCCTGAAAACGGCTCTTCTTTCCACTCATCGCGAGACTCTTCTGCAATTGGTACAACATCTTGGTGCGCCATAAAGATAGCGGGAGCAAGTGATGGATCTTTACCTTCCCAAGTGTAAATTAAGCTGAAAGGACGCGGGTCACCGACTTCTTCTCGCTTGAGCGTTTTGTGCACTAATGGGTACGATTCTTCAAGAAACTGGTGGTAGTCACGAAAAGCCTGCTCATCAAAATCACTGCGATCTTGGTTAGAGATAGTTTGAAACTGAACCGCTTGCGATAAACGTTGCGCAGCGCCTGCTACATCAACTTGAATGTCGACTTTTTCGACACCTTGCATTTGCATCGAACTAAAGTCTTGCTCATCAGCCCACGCTGAAATGCTAGCGGTCAATGCCAAAGCGGAAGCGATACCGGTAAAGAGTTTTGATGGTTTTGTCATGATTTAAAGCCTTAATTAGATGAAAAGTAAATCTGTGTTTTGGTTTATGCGGTAATTATAGACCAACAATGTAGAGCAAACTAATCTCTAATGAAGGACTCTACCCATCAGAAGACGTCAATAACAATTTGTAGTGGACAAGTAAAATTAAGCATGATTTTGTAGAGGGAGAAAGGCTTTTACAGTCGCGGAAATGATCAGATCTCACCCTACAACATGAGATTCGTAACAAGATTTTGTGCAATGGTGAGTTTCAGAACAAACTCTTTCACGTATTTCTAAGTGGGTACAAATAAAAATAGCCGCTAATCAGCGGCTATTTTTAGTTATCTAAACGAAGCTTCAATTACTTCGATCTTGCTACTTCTTTGCCTCTTCTACTTCTTCGTCTCTTCAACGACAGCTTTCATCAATACTGATGTATCCATGCGGCCTTGTCCTTCGGCAGACAGCGCCTTGTAAGCATTGTTAGTCTTTTCAGTCAGTGGAAGCTGGATACCTTGGCGCTCAGCTTCATCTAGGCAGAAACCTAAGTCTTTGATCATCCAATCAATGGCGAAGCCGAAATCGAATTTATCTTGCGCCATTGTGGTAGCGCGGTTTTCCATCTGCCATGAGCCAGCAGCGCCGTTTTTAAGACAATCAACCAGAGTTGGGATATCCAAACCTGATTCTTCAGCAAGTACCAAGCCTTCAGATAAGCCGTTCAATACACCCGCGATGCAGATCTGGTTAACCATTTTCGCGCGTTGGCCTTGGCCGACTTTCCCCATCAGAACCGACGATTTTCCGTAAGCTTCGAATACAGGTTGAAGGTCGTTGAATAGCGCTTGTTCACCACCACACATGATGGTTAACACGCCGTTTTCTGCGCCCGCTTGGCCACCAGACACTGGTGCATCCATAAAGCGAATACCTGCTTGCTTCGCAGCCACTTCAAGCTCTTCAGACAGAACTGCCGACGTTGTGGTGTGATCGACAAGAATTGCGTTTGGCTTCATCGCTGCCAATGCGCCTATTTCGCTGGTTGTCATGCTGCGAACGTCGTCATCGTTGCCCACACAAACCAATACCACGTCAGCTTCTTCTACACACTCAGCCACAGATTCTGCTGCTTTACCTTGGTGTTTATCAGCCCAGTCTAGCGCTTTGCTGTGAGTGCGGTTAAATACCGTTACTTCAAAACCGGCTTTGACTAGGTGGCCTGCCATTGGAAAGCCCATAACGCCTAGCCCGATAAAACTTACTTTCATTTCTTTCTCCTTTTATTTGACCAAGTCATCGCTATGAAAAGATCGAACACTCTCAATCAATGCATCAATAAGCAGGGTCAAAGCCTTTGGCTGATATTTTCTTTCTTTGTACACTAAATACGCTTGGCGATCACCCCGATGATACTCAGGCAGCACTTAAATCAGACTCATGTCGGGATAAGACTAACA comes from Vibrio syngnathi and encodes:
- a CDS encoding ABC transporter ATP-binding protein, whose translation is MIEFKGIGKAYVTGGQRVDALNGVDGRIQRGEMVALCGPSGSGKSTLLNVLGLLDMDYRGQINIDDQPYPTEQITAARFRRQSLGFVFQRFNLVPVMTALENVAYPLMLNQCSKQEQQTRAQHMLERVGLGDYVHHRPDNLSGGQQQRVAIARALIHNPSLVIADEPTASLDSHTANLVIDIMKELGHEMGTTFIVATHDPRMAQRCDRVIELIDGQLAPQDTTTEASSWAS
- a CDS encoding DUF3299 domain-containing protein, whose product is MKNTLLMIMACCFSLFTQAAETISWESLRPVQNQYQVLSPGNKALLSEIYAYEAVQKTRQLSPMEKDGYNQRVVLAEKFGLNVRELLVQRTQQTNDIVPDLSINDMKLAGFLVPLEMEGLIGTQFILVPTAGACIHTPPPPVNQTILVEFPEGHELQSLYTPVWVTGNIKTGAVDTSVALSDGNQDIQTGYVIDASDIELYH
- a CDS encoding ABC transporter permease — translated: MGKLTQRMSTFLFPTSVRLAWLNLLRNGRRSLLSVLIIAIAVFALTSAGGYGLYTYESLRESTARDTGHLTLSSPGYFEQDEDMPLSNGLDNVQTLTKSIIGDNDVRGVQPRVYFSGLVSNGSKSTIFMGTGVNEREFDMKGPFLDVRSGQTLSDVKSPRYDSQEPQVMLGTDLARNLKVAVGDWVTLLATTSDGALNAFDFKVQGIYSTGVPELDKRQLYVHITTAQELLASDKVSTLSVFLFETNKTSTVQQRIQTALDRNSASQNDQGTEIEITPWQDRAFFYTKVKDLYDRIFGIMGAVMALVVFVSLFNTMTMSVTERTREIGTLSALGSYPSEIVAGFLKEAGLLAVIGSAIGALVSGLVSVLLLVVDIQMPPPPGRTEGYPLNIYFSLELVGYATLGVLTICLLAAYFSARKGVNKPITEALVYV
- a CDS encoding outer membrane lipoprotein-sorting protein, whose protein sequence is MSRLTRSFNTLGLAFALGSVLASLLASAPSWAVDSQQVTEMIAKADSYRLNSEQASKVVSLVALYQDEQLDKTRKYNVYTRPNRESLVVFKSAVEAGQKMLMIEDNYWLLMPKSRRPIRITPMQKLLGEASVGDISTLTWSEDYQGEWVAEQQVEMPTGEILDTHHLKLAAKTKGASYQSIDLWLTADRAFPVKADLYLRSGKLAKQAWFTEGVRDGLPTVVSMTLLDKIQPSKKTVIEYREVIEQSLEDKYYNPAYLSRNSVSGL
- a CDS encoding NAD(P)-dependent oxidoreductase, coding for MKVSFIGLGVMGFPMAGHLVKAGFEVTVFNRTHSKALDWADKHQGKAAESVAECVEEADVVLVCVGNDDDVRSMTTSEIGALAAMKPNAILVDHTTTSAVLSEELEVAAKQAGIRFMDAPVSGGQAGAENGVLTIMCGGEQALFNDLQPVFEAYGKSSVLMGKVGQGQRAKMVNQICIAGVLNGLSEGLVLAEESGLDIPTLVDCLKNGAAGSWQMENRATTMAQDKFDFGFAIDWMIKDLGFCLDEAERQGIQLPLTEKTNNAYKALSAEGQGRMDTSVLMKAVVEETKK
- a CDS encoding LysR family transcriptional regulator produces the protein MNFSLEQLNTFVAVYEQQAFSKAAIKLNKHRTTVAQVITSLEDQLAISLFDRLSRSVEPTEDAVLLYHYAKQILEQAKTFDRFALSLSFGGLESVTIAYASFLPHHVVSKIRRQLYEDFPSMRVNFLVRTKPEIKAGIEDGSIHFGIVNIYESKVINSIDFTFLGNMPFVPFAHAGSELSAKPSNETLSTMKSLRQFVLKSMVDDNMTEKAVVSSKHEYVDQLAVIVKLVQDDFGWALLPKSIIDSEYVTENLVEIKCDEIKQEIMVPISLWCPHSKQIAQVKKSIIKVADYYINKSAY
- a CDS encoding GNAT family N-acetyltransferase, which translates into the protein MELKQVNINQLHQLISTASIGMELEFCVGSIPPKHVLYRSVQHAQSARAEIWSLPYMMLNQNHVVGFCGFKGEPKAGEIEIGYNVAEQQQGRGLAKSAVNKLCKVAFNSGLVENVVALISSTNVASLSVVKANNFVFLGEVVDDDNEELEKWVLNLISVKMT
- a CDS encoding serine hydrolase domain-containing protein, with translation MKSLIAISIVTALSAGSAFANESINESSTNVDVYNTHDFFLKKGNRVKLQFPIEQSKFAWQNLSRFYPTAQIERDGPVYQFPYQIDQNIGEISATVHGESKTLNEHLDSYPVDAFLVVKSGEVVFERYNTMRKTDKHNWFSNSKITVGIELAKLVNEGKVNPSDPISKYIPELKGSDWDTVSVSDTANMATGLNATEHDEPEADSRINPEQPWFKWAVSIGVFEGQGNQSPLEVLAEMKRRAPGGKTFEYNSINTFVLARLIENVRNLPMNEIVSRDMWQKMGANNDAYSVVSPQGGYPLMFFSMNTTIEDMTKFGMLLTPSAIKLGNGGVSKEVITLIQDSGNSEAYGGGYVGKMMENSFYNDTNIKNGYQFDAIFEDGDLFKAGVGGQGVYISPEKDLVISFFSTSNGKNQEETYAREIAKYFSR
- a CDS encoding M20 family peptidase, translating into MTKPSKLFTGIASALALTASISAWADEQDFSSMQMQGVEKVDIQVDVAGAAQRLSQAVQFQTISNQDRSDFDEQAFRDYHQFLEESYPLVHKTLKREEVGDPRPFSLIYTWEGKDPSLAPAIFMAHQDVVPIAEESRDEWKEEPFSGVIKDGYIWGRGSLDDKNQLQALLEATEMKLKEGFQPERTILFVFGHDEEVGGPEGAKHAADIIEQRYEKIAFVMDESAPLVPGIFPGIRENTALIGIAQKGFVSLEIAINGVGGHSSQPGEESNIVALAKAVEKVEAAQFPYKIHDAVRYQYRYMGPELPEAQQPLYKAVAYGENDTVTDLEKKFIDVMSKNQVTRAMLHTTTAVTMFNAGIKDNVLPPAATAVVNFRPMPGDTPEVIIEHVKKAIGDERMTIRDISASTPATNVADPSGAGYSMLEKTIRQTWGNDLIVSPFFVIGGSDSKHFQARDFAPDVYTMTAIQLESVKEFEGFHGVNERILVEEYGRSIGFFYQLMDNLENL